The genomic segment AAAGCGAACCCGAAGCGGCCGGGTACCGGGACCGCGAACCAGCCCGCTTCGGCGACCGGAGCGAAGTCGACGATCCCGATCGCGATCGCCGCAACGTAGCCGACGACGATGCCGATCAGGATGCTGAGTATCCGCCAGATCCCATCCATGAACAGATTCATCCCGACGGTGATCGCTAGGACGAGACCTGCAAGGCCGAGGTGGTACACCGCACCGTAATCAGGCGCTTCAGCCCCACCGGCGGCGTAGTCCATTCCGACCGGAATGAGGTAGAGACCGATGATCATCACGATCAGGCCGGTTACCAGCGGCGGGAAAAACCGTTCGATCCGTTTGTACTGCCATCCGATGAGAACCTCGACGAGGGCGGCGATGACGATCGCACCGAAAACAGCGTCGAGGCCGTACTGCCCCCCGATCGCGATCGCTGCACCGACGAATGCGAAGCTCGATCCCATCACGACCGGGAGTCTGGCGCCGATCGGACCGATCGGGAACACCTGCACGAGCGTGGCGATCCCCGAGAAAATCAGCACCATCTGGATCAGGTACGTCGTGTCGCCCGCGCCGACTCCCATCGCCCCGGAGACGATGATGGCTACCGCAATCGTCGGAACGAACATCGCCGAAACGTGTTGCAACCCCAGAAAGATCGCTTCCAGTGTCGGTGGTTTCTTTTCCAACTCGTACGCCAACTCGATGGACCCGTCATTGGGTGACATGGGATAACACCCTACAGATCATTGCGGTCCGACATAAGTTCTTTGTAGGGGGTATAATCAGACATCACATGCCGATATAATTGGGCGTATGGGATTTTATATATGGAATAGCAGATCGTCTCTCAACATATGTCGCGCTGTGCGGGTTAGAAATTACGATGGACCGTCGGCTAGTTACGTGCCGGATATCACTCCGCCCGCGGAGACGTAGTAGTAGAGGATGAACGCGGCAGCTAGCACCCACTGCCCCGGCTGAATGTCTTCCGTCTCACTCATCGCCGTCTTAATAATCGGATAGCTGATAATCCCTGCCGCCAGTCCGTCCGCGATAGAGGCCGTGAGCGGCATGACGGTGATGGTGAGCCCACCCGAAATGAGCCAGGCCGGATGGTCCCAGTCGATGTCTGTGACGCCCTGCAGCATGAGGATTCCGACGACCACCAGTGCGAGGTACGGTGCGTACTGCGGAATAGCGGCAATCAGCGGAACGGTTAGCAGCGAGAGCAGGAAAAAGAATCCGACCGTAAGGGCCGTCATCCCCGTTCGGCCGCCCTCTTCGATTCCAGTCGAACTCTCGATGTACGTCGTCACCGTTGACGTCCCGACTATCGCCCCGAACGTGGTGCCGACTGCGTCGGCCATCAACGGTTTCTCGATCTCCGGCAGGTCTCCGTCCTCGTCGAGAAACCCTCCGAATTGCGAGACGCCGATCAGCGTACCCGCGGTATCGAAGAAGTCCACAAAGAAGAACGTGAACACGATGAGTACGAACGTTGCCGGATCTATCTGGTTGAAACCGTCGATAAATGCCCCGGCCAGCGGTGTGATATCGTACTGCGGAGAGGCGAGTTGCTCCGGCGCGAGAACGCCGCGATCGACGACACCTGCGAGCGTAAGCGCCCAGCCCGCGATCGCCGTCGTCGTAATCCCGATGATGATCGCGCCGGTCACATCACGTGCATAGAGCACGAACGTAACTGCGAGCCCCGCGAGCGCAACGAGCGCGACGGGATCGGTCGCGACGTCATTCAATTGGACGAGCGTCGCGTCGTACGCGATGATGACGTTCATCTCGATTAGACCGAGTAACAGGAGAAATAAGCCGATACCCGCTCCGACGGCGAACTTGACCGGTTCCGGGAACAGCTCGATGACGTACCGTCTCGCACCGACGTACGTCAGGAGCATGAATATTACACCTTCGACGAAGACGGCTGCGAGGGCCGTTTGCCACGGAACCCCGAGTAGTATCACCACCGTAAACGCGAAGTACGCATTCAACCCCATCCCAGGAGCCAGCCCGAACGGACGATTCGCGTGAACGGCCATCACGAGTATGCCAGCGATAGACGCTAGGATAGTCGCGATGGCGATCATCTGGAAGACTTCCTGATCGGAGTACCCCTCTATCTGGATCGCCTCGGAGAGGATCGCGGGATTGACGATGATAATGTACGACATCGTGAGGAACGTCGTCGCTCCCGCGATTAGCTCCGTCTTCATATCGGTTCCGTGTTCTTCGAACCCGAAGAACTCCGCCAGCCGAGACCCCGTGTCAGGTGCATCCGACATATGGGACATGTCATATCATACCACTATATAAGTTTCTCCGACACCTTCTTTCGTCCAGCGACACACGGTAGTTCACCTCGTCGTGGCAAACGCTCGCAGTTTTGTGGCACACGAATTCGACGGTGAGCCAGCGTCACAGTGATGTCCTCGCTAGAACGGTATCGAACGAAATGACTGACGCAACTATCGATCTCGAGGGGCTGCGACGAGGCACCGATCTCGTCAAGCGCGGCGGGGTAGGCCATCCGAGCGACCCCGCCGACGTCGAGGAGATCGTTGGTGAAGCGTCGATCCCGGTGATGGGGAAGGCCCGCATCGGCCACACGAAGGAAGCTCAGATCCTCGAGGCCGTCGGCGTCGACATGATCGACGAGAGCGCTCTACGGCCGCGACGTCTGATCGGTGTTGAATCGCAGGCGAGTTACCGTTCAGGGAGATGCCACAACTGACACACGTATGAGACAGGATCCGAGTGGAGAGACCATGCGAGTGCTGGTCCCGTACGACCCACAGGAGCCGAAGACGAGGCTCGCCGACGCGCTTTCGGCCGACGAGCGGCGCGCGTTCGCTGCGGCTTCTTCAGTGGCAACGCCTGCGACGTCGGCGTTCGCACCGCGTTCTGAAAGCAGCGTGTTGTAGACGTTCGCCCGTCGTTTTGCTTTCTCGGGATCTCTCGATCCGATTACGACGGTGTGTTCGGTATCGCGCCCAGCGCAGCGCGAGTCCTTCGCCGATATCTCCGGTTCAGCCGCGGAGTGCGATCTCCATACCGGCGAGATTGTGCGTTCGCATTCTTAGAAGCACTCCTCAGAGCGGGTTGTGTGACCGTCCACGCCAGTTGAGGGGACGAATACATTTTGTGGCATACCAGTCGTACACAGCGATGTCGCGAGAACCGATCGTCGCTGGGGCCGCGCCGGTCCGGGCTGTTCGAGGCAACCATAATTATATATAACGCTGTCCCTCATTTTACACTACGAGACGTATGCTAGTGACACACTTACAGGAGGGATTAGTGTGCAGTTCGGCCTGACCATCAACGGCGAATCGACGGAGGTCGACGCGGCGCCGGACGACGACCTCGCATCGGTGCTACGCAGCGAAGGATACACGGGCGTCAAGTGCGGCTGTGACGGCGGCGTCTGTGGCGCCTCGAAGGTGCTCATCGAAGGCGAAGCCCTGATGGCCTGTGGGACGACCGTCGAGGAAGCGGACGGCACGAGCATCGTGACCATCGAGGGGCTCGGCACGCAGGAGGATCTGCATCCGATTCAACGGGCGTTTGTCGATCACTTCGCGGTACAGTGCGGGTTCTGTATTCCGGGCATGATCATCCAGACGAAGGAGTTGCTCGAGGAGAACCCGAACCCGAGCGAAGCCGAGGTTCGGGAGGCGATCGACGACAATTTGTGTCGGTGTACCGGCTATCAGAAACCCGTCGAAGCGATACTCGACGCCGCCGAGCGGACGAACGGTGACGAGGCCGTCGCAGCGGACGGCGGCACGCTATCCGATCGGCGAACGAACACCGGTGAGACTCATGACTGACCCGGACAATCCGAAACCCGACGGCGGTACGGCATCGCAACCGGAGCAGGACCCCTCGGCGTTCGAGGACCACCCCCTCGAGTGGGACGAATCCGAGAACAACAACCTGGCACCCGACGAGCGAGCGAGCATCTCGCTGCCGGCCGAGAAAGACGACGATCCGAAACTCGTCACCGGCCAGGCGAAGTACACCGCGGATTACGAGAAGAAGTTTCCCGACCTCGCGCACGCCCGTGTCGTGCGAAGCGAAATCCCCCACGGGAAGGTGACGACCGTCGAGACGAGCGAGGCCGAGGAGATGGACGGCGTCCACGCCGTCCTGACGCCGTGGTCCGAGGAAATCCCCGACGCAAAGTACACGAGCGCGGGTCAGTCATACCCCGAGCCGAGTCCGTGGGACATGAACGTGCTCAACGAGCACGTCCGTTACGTCGGGGATCCGATCGCGGCGATCGCGGCGGACGATGTCGAGACCGCACGTGCCGCAGCAGACAGCATCGAGATCGAGTACGAGGCAGACGACTACGTGCTCGACCCCGAGGAAGCCTACTCGACGGACGCACCGCAACTCTTCGCCGAGGACGACGTCGAAAACAAGATCGTCGGGCACGACTACGATCGAAATCGAATGGCCCAGATCGAGGGCGAGATCGGCGAGACCGTCGCCGCGTTCGAACGCGACGACGTCCACGTTCACGAATCCGAATGGGAGACGATCCGGCAGTCACACGCCCAGATCGAGAAGCACACCTCGCTCGCGTACGCCGACGAAGACGATCGGCACGTCCTCATTACGAGTACGCAAGTGCCGAACCACACTCGACGACAGTTGGCTCACCTGTTCGACATTCCGATCCGAGACATTCGCGTCTCCAAGCCCCGGGTCGGCGGCGGCTTCGGCGGCAAACAGGCGATGGTCGTCGAGCCGATTCCACTCGCGCTGTCTCTCGCGGCCGACCGGCCCGTGCTCTACGAAGCAACGCGTGAAGAGGAGTTCCACGCGATGCGCTCGCGACACCCGATGAAGGTGCGAGCGCGCACCGCGGTCACCGAAGACGGCGCGATCGAAGCGATCGATCTGTACGCGCTCTCGAACACGGGGGCGTACGGAAGTCACGGGATGACAGTCGCGGGGAACGTCGGCAGCAAGCCGATGCCGTTGTATTCGAAGGTGCCGAACGCGCGGTTTAAAGCGGATATCGTCCACACGAACACACCGCAGACCGGCGCGATGCGTGGCTACGGCGCACCGCAGGGGACCCTCGCGCTCGAAGGACACCTGGACGAAGTCGCCCGTGACCTCGACCTGGACCCGGTCGAATTCCGCCAACAGCATTACATGGAAGTCGGCGATCTCGACGAAATCGCCGGAATGATGGGTGGCGAAGGGGCGGAGCGACGGATTCGCTCGTGCGGACTCGACGAGTGCATCGAACGCGGGATGGAAGCGATCGGCTGGGACAGTCTCGAACAGCCCGACGAAGATCACCTCCACCGCGGCATCGGGATGGCGCTCTCGGCCCAGGGAACTGGCGTGGCGGGCGACGAGCTCGGGGCCGCCCAGCTCATGATGAACGAAGACGGCTCGTTCCACCTCCACGTCGGGGGCGTCGATATCGGAACGGGTGCGGACACGGCGTTCATCCAGATCGCAGCCGAAGTGCTGGGGTGTGACGAGAAGGATATCGTCATCAAATCGTCGGACACGGACGTCACGCCCTTCGACTACGGCGCCTACGCCTCGTCGACGACCTATATCAGCGGTACGGCGGTCAAAAAGGCCGCAGAAGACGCAAGAGAGCGTATCCTCTACTGGGGATCGAAGCTCCTCGACGAGCCCGAAGCGACCCTCGAAACCGGAGACGGTGCAGTCTACAGCGAGGAAACGGGTGCGAGCGTCGACCTCGAAGAAATCGGATACGAGGCGGCCTACGGACACGAGGAACGAGAGCACATTCTCGGTAAAGGGACGCACTGTACGGAGGAGAGCCCGCCACCGTTCGCCGCACAGTTCGTGGACGTCACCGTCAACGAGGAAACGGGCGAATTCGACGTCAACAAACTCGTCGTCGCCGTCGACTGCGGGGTCGCGATCAACCCGGGAATGGCGGAGGGTCAGGTCGAAGGCGCGAACCACATGAGTTACGAGATGGCGGTCAGTGAGGGCATCACGTTCGACGACGAGGGCCGGCCGGAGGTGACGGATTTCAACGAGTACGACTGGCCGACGGCCGCGGAGACGCCCACTATCGAGTCGATCCTGATCGAAACCCACGAACCAACCGGTCCCTTCGGTGCGAAGTCCGTCGCGGAAGTTCCGACGAACACGGTTCCACCC from the Natronococcus sp. AD-5 genome contains:
- a CDS encoding (2Fe-2S)-binding protein yields the protein MQFGLTINGESTEVDAAPDDDLASVLRSEGYTGVKCGCDGGVCGASKVLIEGEALMACGTTVEEADGTSIVTIEGLGTQEDLHPIQRAFVDHFAVQCGFCIPGMIIQTKELLEENPNPSEAEVREAIDDNLCRCTGYQKPVEAILDAAERTNGDEAVAADGGTLSDRRTNTGETHD
- a CDS encoding NCS2 family permease, which produces MSHMSDAPDTGSRLAEFFGFEEHGTDMKTELIAGATTFLTMSYIIIVNPAILSEAIQIEGYSDQEVFQMIAIATILASIAGILVMAVHANRPFGLAPGMGLNAYFAFTVVILLGVPWQTALAAVFVEGVIFMLLTYVGARRYVIELFPEPVKFAVGAGIGLFLLLLGLIEMNVIIAYDATLVQLNDVATDPVALVALAGLAVTFVLYARDVTGAIIIGITTTAIAGWALTLAGVVDRGVLAPEQLASPQYDITPLAGAFIDGFNQIDPATFVLIVFTFFFVDFFDTAGTLIGVSQFGGFLDEDGDLPEIEKPLMADAVGTTFGAIVGTSTVTTYIESSTGIEEGGRTGMTALTVGFFFLLSLLTVPLIAAIPQYAPYLALVVVGILMLQGVTDIDWDHPAWLISGGLTITVMPLTASIADGLAAGIISYPIIKTAMSETEDIQPGQWVLAAAFILYYYVSAGGVISGT
- a CDS encoding uracil-xanthine permease family protein; this translates as MSPNDGSIELAYELEKKPPTLEAIFLGLQHVSAMFVPTIAVAIIVSGAMGVGAGDTTYLIQMVLIFSGIATLVQVFPIGPIGARLPVVMGSSFAFVGAAIAIGGQYGLDAVFGAIVIAALVEVLIGWQYKRIERFFPPLVTGLIVMIIGLYLIPVGMDYAAGGAEAPDYGAVYHLGLAGLVLAITVGMNLFMDGIWRILSILIGIVVGYVAAIAIGIVDFAPVAEAGWFAVPVPGRFGFAFEPIAILTFTALFITAAIESVGDMSGITAAEGRNPKHEEIRGGLFVDGFGSSLGGIFGAFPLTTFSQNVGIINFTGVMSRYVVGVGGVVLLGLGFIPKVSAVVATIPDSVLGGAVLVMFGMVMSSGLRLIFLNERMTRRNMVIIAVSIGLGLGVELRPEALEALPGSAEIFFGNAVIMTAIAAIFLNTLVPRPDGEYEAGLEEPIDGDDAPSPTDPAVPREDD
- a CDS encoding xanthine dehydrogenase family protein molybdopterin-binding subunit, with amino-acid sequence MTDPDNPKPDGGTASQPEQDPSAFEDHPLEWDESENNNLAPDERASISLPAEKDDDPKLVTGQAKYTADYEKKFPDLAHARVVRSEIPHGKVTTVETSEAEEMDGVHAVLTPWSEEIPDAKYTSAGQSYPEPSPWDMNVLNEHVRYVGDPIAAIAADDVETARAAADSIEIEYEADDYVLDPEEAYSTDAPQLFAEDDVENKIVGHDYDRNRMAQIEGEIGETVAAFERDDVHVHESEWETIRQSHAQIEKHTSLAYADEDDRHVLITSTQVPNHTRRQLAHLFDIPIRDIRVSKPRVGGGFGGKQAMVVEPIPLALSLAADRPVLYEATREEEFHAMRSRHPMKVRARTAVTEDGAIEAIDLYALSNTGAYGSHGMTVAGNVGSKPMPLYSKVPNARFKADIVHTNTPQTGAMRGYGAPQGTLALEGHLDEVARDLDLDPVEFRQQHYMEVGDLDEIAGMMGGEGAERRIRSCGLDECIERGMEAIGWDSLEQPDEDHLHRGIGMALSAQGTGVAGDELGAAQLMMNEDGSFHLHVGGVDIGTGADTAFIQIAAEVLGCDEKDIVIKSSDTDVTPFDYGAYASSTTYISGTAVKKAAEDARERILYWGSKLLDEPEATLETGDGAVYSEETGASVDLEEIGYEAAYGHEEREHILGKGTHCTEESPPPFAAQFVDVTVNEETGEFDVNKLVVAVDCGVAINPGMAEGQVEGANHMSYEMAVSEGITFDDEGRPEVTDFNEYDWPTAAETPTIESILIETHEPTGPFGAKSVAEVPTNTVPPALSNAIREAVGVRITDMPITAEKIESELENGD